A portion of the Bacteroides faecium genome contains these proteins:
- the rfbD gene encoding dTDP-4-dehydrorhamnose reductase, whose translation MRILVTGANGQLGNEMQVLAKENPQHTYYFTDVQELDICDEQAVWAYIAEKRIELIVNCAAYTAVDKAEENAELAYKLNCEAAKTLATVAQFNGAAMIQVSTDYVFDGTAHTPYTEDCDPCPDSVYGTTKLEGEYDVMNHCEKAVVIRTAWLYSTFGNNFVKTMIRLGKERDSLGVVFDQIGTPTYANDLAQAIYTIINKGIVRGVYHFSNEGVCSWYDFTIAIHRLAGITSCKVTPLHTAEYPAKANRPAYSVLDKTKIKTTFGIEIPHWEESLKRCIDTL comes from the coding sequence ATGAGAATTTTGGTAACGGGTGCCAACGGTCAGCTTGGCAACGAAATGCAGGTGCTTGCAAAAGAGAACCCGCAACATACGTATTATTTCACAGATGTGCAGGAACTCGACATTTGTGATGAGCAAGCTGTATGGGCTTATATTGCCGAGAAGCGAATTGAATTGATCGTAAACTGCGCAGCTTATACGGCAGTGGACAAAGCGGAGGAGAATGCAGAACTGGCTTACAAATTAAATTGTGAAGCAGCGAAAACCTTGGCAACCGTTGCGCAATTTAATGGCGCGGCTATGATACAGGTTTCTACAGATTATGTGTTCGACGGCACCGCCCATACCCCTTACACCGAAGATTGTGACCCTTGTCCGGATTCTGTATATGGCACTACAAAACTGGAAGGAGAATATGATGTGATGAACCACTGCGAGAAAGCAGTCGTTATCCGCACCGCATGGCTCTATTCCACTTTCGGCAATAATTTTGTAAAGACGATGATTCGCTTGGGAAAAGAACGTGATAGTCTGGGAGTCGTTTTCGACCAGATAGGAACACCTACTTATGCCAACGACCTGGCACAAGCCATCTATACCATTATTAATAAAGGTATAGTTCGCGGTGTCTACCATTTCAGCAATGAAGGAGTCTGCTCCTGGTATGACTTTACGATAGCCATCCATCGCCTGGCAGGAATCACTTCATGCAAAGTAACCCCTTTGCATACGGCGGAATATCCGGCGAAGGCAAACCGTCCCGCCTATTCCGTACTTGATAAGACAAAGATAAAAACAACGTTCGGCATCGAGATTCCTCATTGGGAGGAAAGTCTTAAACGATGCATTGACACCTTATAA
- the purL gene encoding phosphoribosylformylglycinamidine synthase, which yields MILFFRTPSKSVIAVESNHQLTPDESNKLCWLFGEAVMESEENLKGCFVGPRREMITPWSTNAVEITQNMGLEGISRIEEYFPVKDENADRDPMLQRMYKGLDQNVFTTNRQPEPIIYIEDLEVYNEKEGLALSKEEMDYLKKVENDLGRKLTDSEVFGFAQINSEHCRHKIFGGTFVIDGVEQESSLFQMIKKTTQENPNKIISAYKDNVAFAEGPVVEQFAPADHSKPDYFQVKDIKSVISLKAETHNFPTTVEPFNGASTGTGGEIRDRMGGGKGSLPIAGTAVYMTSYPRTDEGREWEDILPVRQWLYQTPEQILIKASNGASDFGNKFGQPLICGSVLTFEHTENKEVYGYDKVIMLAGGVGYGTQRDCLKGAPEPGNKVVVIGGDNYRIGLGGGSVSSVDTGRYSSGIELNAVQRANAEMQKRANNVVRALCEEEVNPVVSIHDHGSAGHVNCLSELVEECGGLIDMSKLPIGDKTLSAKEIIANESQERMGLLIKEEAIEHVRKIAERERAPMYVVGETTGDHRFAFQQADGVRPFDLAVEQMFGSSPKTYMIDKTVERHYEMPKYELSKLHEYLTNVLQLEAVACKDWLTNKVDRSVTGKVARQQCQGELQLPLSDCGVVALDYRGEKGIATSIGHAPQAALADPAAGSILSVSEALTNLVWAPMAEGMDSISLSANWMWPCRSQEGEDARLYTAVKALSDFCCALQINVPTGKDSLSMTQKYPNGEKVVSPGTVIVSAGGEVSDVKKVVSPVLVNNEKTTLYHIDFSFDELKLGGSAFAQSLGKVGDDVPCVQDAEYFRDAFLAVQELVNKGLILAGHDISAGGLITTLLEMCFSNVEGGMEISLDKMKEQDIIKILFAENPGIVIQISDKHKDEVKKILEDAGVGYLKLGKPTDERHILVSKNDATYQFGIDYMRDVWYSSSYLLDRKQSMNGCAKKRFENYKMQPVEFAFMPEFKGKLSQYGITPDRRTPSGIRAAIIREKGTNGEREMAYSLYLAGFDVKDVTMTDLISGRETLEDVNMIVYCGGFSNSDVLGSAKGWAGAFLFNPKAKEALDKYYAREDTLSLGVCNGCQLMMELNLINPELKKQGKMLHNDSHKFESRFLGLTIPTNRSVMFGSLSGSKLGIWVAHGEGKFSLPYDEDKYNVVAKYSYDEYPANPNGSDYSIAALASTDGRHLAIMPHLERSIFPWQNGCYPADRKNSDQVTPWIEAFVNARKWVEEKVK from the coding sequence ATGATTCTTTTTTTCAGAACCCCTTCCAAGAGCGTGATTGCCGTAGAGAGCAACCATCAGCTCACCCCTGACGAAAGTAATAAACTCTGCTGGCTTTTTGGCGAAGCCGTGATGGAAAGTGAAGAAAACCTGAAAGGCTGTTTCGTTGGTCCGCGCCGCGAGATGATCACTCCCTGGAGTACAAACGCAGTAGAAATCACCCAAAACATGGGACTTGAAGGCATCAGCCGCATCGAGGAGTACTTCCCCGTTAAGGACGAAAACGCCGACCGCGACCCAATGCTGCAACGCATGTACAAAGGACTCGACCAGAACGTATTCACGACAAACCGCCAGCCGGAACCGATCATCTACATCGAAGACCTCGAAGTGTACAACGAAAAAGAAGGTCTGGCACTTTCTAAAGAAGAAATGGACTATCTGAAGAAAGTGGAAAATGACCTCGGACGTAAACTGACCGACTCCGAAGTTTTCGGTTTTGCACAAATTAACTCCGAACACTGCCGCCACAAAATCTTCGGCGGAACGTTTGTCATCGACGGCGTAGAGCAGGAGTCCTCGCTGTTCCAGATGATTAAAAAGACGACACAGGAAAATCCTAATAAAATCATCTCTGCTTATAAAGATAATGTAGCCTTCGCAGAAGGTCCGGTTGTGGAACAGTTTGCTCCGGCAGACCACTCCAAGCCTGATTACTTCCAGGTGAAAGACATCAAGAGCGTTATCTCGCTGAAAGCGGAAACACATAACTTCCCGACTACCGTAGAACCGTTCAACGGTGCTTCTACCGGTACAGGCGGTGAGATCCGCGACCGTATGGGTGGTGGTAAAGGTTCATTGCCGATAGCAGGTACTGCCGTTTACATGACTTCTTATCCCCGCACGGACGAAGGACGCGAATGGGAAGATATTCTTCCGGTACGCCAATGGCTGTATCAGACTCCCGAACAGATTCTTATCAAGGCATCCAACGGTGCTTCCGACTTCGGAAATAAATTCGGTCAACCGCTGATCTGCGGTTCCGTACTGACTTTCGAACATACGGAGAACAAAGAAGTATATGGTTACGATAAAGTAATCATGCTTGCCGGCGGTGTAGGTTACGGCACACAACGTGACTGCCTGAAGGGTGCTCCCGAACCGGGAAACAAAGTGGTAGTAATCGGTGGTGACAACTACCGCATCGGACTTGGCGGCGGTTCCGTATCTTCCGTAGATACAGGTCGTTACAGCAGCGGAATCGAACTGAATGCCGTTCAGCGTGCCAACGCAGAAATGCAGAAACGTGCCAACAACGTAGTACGCGCTCTTTGCGAAGAAGAGGTGAATCCCGTTGTTTCCATCCACGACCACGGTTCGGCAGGACACGTAAACTGTCTTTCCGAGTTGGTGGAAGAATGTGGCGGTTTGATTGACATGAGCAAGTTACCTATCGGTGACAAGACCTTGTCTGCAAAAGAAATCATTGCCAACGAGAGCCAGGAACGTATGGGTCTGCTGATTAAAGAAGAAGCTATCGAACATGTACGTAAGATTGCCGAACGCGAACGCGCTCCGATGTACGTAGTCGGTGAAACAACCGGCGACCATCGCTTCGCTTTCCAGCAGGCAGACGGTGTACGTCCGTTCGACCTTGCCGTAGAACAGATGTTCGGTTCTTCTCCCAAGACTTATATGATAGATAAAACCGTAGAGCGTCATTACGAAATGCCGAAATACGAATTGTCGAAACTCCATGAATATCTGACCAATGTATTACAGCTCGAAGCAGTAGCCTGCAAGGATTGGTTGACAAATAAGGTAGACCGCTCCGTGACAGGTAAAGTAGCCCGTCAGCAATGCCAGGGTGAACTTCAGTTGCCGTTGAGCGATTGTGGCGTCGTTGCGCTCGACTACCGTGGCGAGAAAGGTATCGCCACTTCTATCGGACATGCTCCGCAAGCGGCATTGGCGGATCCGGCTGCCGGTTCTATCCTTTCCGTATCCGAAGCATTGACCAACCTCGTTTGGGCTCCGATGGCAGAAGGTATGGACAGCATCTCTTTGTCTGCCAACTGGATGTGGCCTTGCCGCTCTCAGGAAGGTGAAGACGCCCGCCTTTACACAGCCGTTAAAGCATTGAGCGACTTCTGCTGCGCTTTGCAAATCAACGTTCCTACCGGAAAAGACTCTTTGTCAATGACTCAGAAGTACCCGAACGGTGAAAAGGTGGTTTCTCCGGGAACTGTGATTGTTTCTGCCGGCGGTGAAGTTTCTGACGTGAAGAAGGTAGTATCTCCGGTATTGGTGAACAACGAAAAGACAACTCTTTATCATATCGACTTCAGCTTTGACGAACTGAAACTCGGCGGTTCCGCTTTCGCGCAATCTCTGGGTAAAGTAGGCGACGATGTGCCTTGCGTACAAGATGCCGAATACTTCCGTGATGCTTTCCTTGCCGTACAGGAGCTCGTAAACAAAGGACTGATTCTTGCAGGACACGATATTTCTGCCGGTGGTTTAATCACTACATTGCTCGAAATGTGCTTCTCTAATGTAGAAGGCGGTATGGAAATCAGTCTTGACAAGATGAAAGAACAGGATATCATCAAGATTCTGTTTGCAGAAAATCCGGGTATCGTTATCCAAATCAGCGACAAGCATAAAGATGAAGTGAAAAAGATTCTGGAAGATGCCGGTGTAGGCTACCTGAAGTTGGGTAAACCGACTGACGAACGCCATATCCTGGTATCTAAGAACGACGCTACTTACCAGTTCGGTATTGACTATATGCGTGATGTATGGTATTCTTCTTCTTACCTGCTCGACCGCAAACAGTCTATGAACGGCTGCGCAAAGAAACGTTTCGAAAACTATAAGATGCAACCCGTAGAATTTGCGTTCATGCCTGAATTCAAAGGGAAGCTCTCTCAATATGGTATCACTCCCGACCGTCGCACTCCTAGCGGTATCCGTGCGGCCATCATCCGTGAAAAAGGTACAAACGGCGAGCGTGAAATGGCTTACTCACTCTACCTGGCAGGCTTTGACGTAAAAGACGTCACGATGACTGACCTTATCAGCGGACGTGAAACACTGGAAGATGTGAACATGATCGTTTACTGCGGTGGTTTCTCCAACTCCGACGTACTGGGTTCCGCCAAAGGATGGGCAGGTGCCTTCCTGTTCAACCCGAAAGCAAAAGAAGCGTTGGATAAATATTATGCCCGTGAAGACACGCTTTCATTAGGTGTCTGCAACGGTTGCCAGTTGATGATGGAACTCAACCTTATCAACCCGGAACTGAAGAAGCAGGGTAAGATGTTGCACAATGATTCGCATAAGTTCGAATCACGCTTCCTCGGCCTGACAATCCCGACAAACCGCAGCGTTATGTTCGGTTCTTTGAGCGGCAGCAAACTGGGTATCTGGGTTGCTCATGGAGAAGGAAAGTTCTCTTTGCCATATGACGAAGACAAATATAATGTAGTAGCGAAGTACAGCTATGATGAATATCCTGCTAACCCGAACGGTTCCGATTATTCCATCGCAGCACTGGCTAGCACAGACGGACGCCACCTGGCTATCATGCCTCACTTGGAACGCTCCATCTTCCCATGGCAGAACGGTTGTTACCCGGCAGACCGCAAGAACAGCGATCAGGTAACTCCGTGGATCGAAGCATTTGTCAATGCCCGCAAATGGGTTGAAGAAAAAGTGAAATAA
- a CDS encoding RNA polymerase sigma factor has translation MKTLSWDKIQQGDEEAFRQLYDQYADLLYGYGMKIAGDDTVVTEAIQSLFVYIFEKRETCAAPQSIPAYLCVSLRHMIVNELKRENSGTFKSLDEVDTNEYRFDLEIDIETAIIRSELEKEQLEALQKELNGLTKQQREVLYLKYYKKMSPEEIAQVMGLTPRTVYNTTHMAITRLRERLGTSLLLAVMANLWIFN, from the coding sequence ATGAAGACACTATCCTGGGATAAGATTCAGCAAGGGGATGAAGAGGCATTCAGGCAGCTTTACGACCAGTATGCAGATTTGCTTTATGGGTATGGCATGAAGATAGCCGGTGATGACACCGTGGTGACAGAAGCGATACAGTCGTTGTTCGTTTACATCTTTGAGAAAAGGGAAACGTGTGCCGCTCCTCAATCCATACCTGCCTATCTATGTGTTTCGTTGAGGCACATGATAGTGAACGAGCTGAAGAGAGAGAATAGTGGAACATTCAAATCGCTGGATGAAGTAGACACCAATGAATATCGGTTTGATCTGGAGATAGACATAGAGACAGCTATTATCCGTTCGGAATTGGAAAAGGAACAGTTGGAGGCTTTGCAAAAAGAGTTGAATGGCTTGACAAAGCAGCAACGGGAAGTATTGTATCTGAAATACTATAAGAAGATGAGTCCGGAAGAGATTGCTCAGGTGATGGGACTCACTCCTCGTACGGTTTACAATACCACCCATATGGCTATAACCAGATTGAGAGAGCGTTTAGGTACATCTTTATTGTTAGCAGTGATGGCTAATTTATGGATCTTTAATTAA
- a CDS encoding DUF4924 family protein, which yields MNQIAQQLKEQNIAEYLIYMWQEEDLIRANHCEPEEMEANVISRYPEDQRPAMREWYGNLMTMMGEEGVRETGHLQINKNVIINLTELHNALASSPKFPFYSAAYFKALPFIVELRNKNGKKDEPELETCFEALYGVLLLRLQGKAISEGTAKAIEAITSFLSMLANYYDKDRKGELKLDE from the coding sequence ATGAATCAGATAGCACAACAACTGAAGGAGCAGAATATTGCCGAATACCTTATATATATGTGGCAAGAGGAAGACTTGATTCGTGCCAATCATTGTGAACCGGAAGAGATGGAAGCCAATGTGATTTCCCGCTACCCGGAAGACCAGCGTCCTGCCATGCGAGAATGGTATGGAAACCTGATGACAATGATGGGCGAGGAAGGCGTACGTGAAACGGGACATTTGCAGATTAATAAGAATGTGATTATCAATCTGACCGAACTGCACAATGCGCTGGCTTCGTCTCCTAAGTTCCCTTTTTATAGTGCCGCCTATTTCAAGGCATTGCCGTTTATCGTGGAATTGCGGAATAAAAACGGCAAGAAAGACGAACCTGAACTGGAAACCTGTTTTGAAGCCTTATATGGAGTACTCCTGCTTCGGCTTCAGGGAAAAGCCATCAGCGAAGGAACGGCAAAGGCAATAGAAGCCATCACTAGCTTTCTGTCTATGTTGGCGAACTATTATGATAAAGACCGCAAAGGTGAATTAAAACTGGATGAATAA
- a CDS encoding peptide chain release factor 3, which translates to MADNTEILRRRTFAIIAHPDAGKTSLTEKLLLFGGQIQVAGAVKSNKIKKTATSDWMEIEKQRGISVTTSVMEFDYRDYKINILDTPGHQDFAEDTYRTLTAVDSVIIVVDGAKGVETQTRKLMEVCRMRKTPVIIFVNKMDREGKDPFDLLDELEEELMIQVRPLSWPIEQGARFKGVYNIYEQKLDLYQPSKQMVTEKVAVDIHTDELDEQIGKTLADKLRGDLELIEGVYPEFDAETYLEGDCAPVFFGSALNNFGVQELLNCFVEIAPSPRPVQAEEREVKPEEPKFTGFIFKITANIDPNHRSCVAFCKICSGKFVRNAPYQHVRHGKTMRFSSPTQFMAQRKTTIDEAYAGDIIGLPDNGTFKIGDTLTEGEMLHFRGLPSFSPEMFKYIENADPMKQKQLAKGIDQLMDEGVAQLFVNQFNGRKIIGTVGQLQFEVIQYRLLNEYNASCRWEPVSLYKACWVESDDPAELEAFKKRKYQYMAKDREGRDVFLADSNYVLQMAQMDFKNIRFHFTSEF; encoded by the coding sequence ATGGCAGATAATACAGAAATTTTGAGACGGCGAACGTTCGCCATTATAGCGCATCCTGATGCCGGTAAAACATCCTTGACGGAAAAGCTATTGCTTTTCGGTGGTCAGATTCAGGTGGCAGGTGCGGTAAAAAGCAATAAGATTAAGAAAACGGCTACGTCCGACTGGATGGAGATTGAGAAACAGCGTGGTATCTCGGTGACGACTTCTGTGATGGAATTCGATTATCGCGACTACAAGATTAATATTCTCGATACTCCGGGTCACCAGGACTTTGCCGAAGATACATATCGTACATTGACAGCAGTAGACAGCGTTATCATCGTGGTGGATGGTGCGAAAGGTGTGGAAACACAGACACGTAAACTGATGGAAGTGTGTCGTATGCGCAAGACTCCGGTTATTATCTTCGTCAATAAGATGGACCGTGAAGGAAAAGACCCGTTCGATTTGCTGGACGAACTGGAAGAGGAACTGATGATTCAGGTTCGTCCTTTGTCCTGGCCGATTGAACAGGGAGCCCGTTTCAAGGGTGTATATAATATCTACGAACAGAAACTGGACTTGTATCAGCCGTCCAAACAGATGGTGACGGAAAAAGTGGCAGTCGATATTCATACGGATGAACTGGACGAGCAGATTGGAAAAACATTAGCAGACAAGTTGCGCGGTGATTTGGAACTGATTGAAGGGGTTTATCCTGAATTTGATGCTGAGACTTATCTGGAAGGTGACTGTGCTCCGGTATTCTTTGGCTCGGCTTTGAATAACTTCGGTGTTCAGGAATTGCTGAACTGTTTCGTAGAGATTGCTCCGAGCCCTCGCCCTGTACAGGCTGAAGAGCGTGAAGTAAAACCGGAAGAACCTAAATTCACCGGATTTATCTTTAAGATTACCGCCAATATCGACCCGAACCACCGCTCATGTGTGGCATTCTGCAAGATTTGTTCCGGCAAGTTTGTGCGTAACGCTCCATACCAACATGTGCGCCACGGAAAGACGATGCGCTTTTCGTCGCCAACACAGTTTATGGCGCAGCGCAAGACAACGATTGACGAAGCCTATGCCGGAGATATTATCGGTCTGCCGGATAACGGTACTTTCAAGATTGGCGATACGCTGACGGAAGGTGAAATGCTTCACTTCCGCGGATTGCCGAGTTTCTCGCCGGAGATGTTCAAGTATATCGAGAATGCAGACCCGATGAAGCAGAAACAATTGGCGAAAGGTATCGACCAGTTGATGGACGAAGGTGTGGCGCAGTTGTTTGTCAACCAGTTCAATGGCCGTAAGATTATCGGTACGGTAGGGCAGTTGCAGTTTGAGGTTATCCAGTATCGTTTGTTGAACGAGTACAATGCGTCTTGTCGCTGGGAGCCGGTAAGCCTTTATAAGGCTTGTTGGGTGGAGAGTGACGATCCTGCGGAACTGGAAGCCTTCAAGAAACGCAAATATCAGTATATGGCGAAGGATAGGGAAGGGCGCGATGTGTTCCTGGCGGATTCCAACTATGTACTCCAGATGGCTCAAATGGACTTTAAAAACATCAGATTCCACTTTACAAGTGAGTTTTAA
- a CDS encoding LysE family translocator, whose protein sequence is MIQIETIFDILVKGFIIGVVVSAPLGPVGVLCIQRTLNKGRWYGFVTGLGASLSDIAYALLTGYGMSFVSDYINKGSFYLQLLGSVMLLLFGIYTFRSNPVNSIRPASSNKGSYFHNFITAFFVTLSNPLIIFLFIGLFARFAFVQQGVLVFEEITGYFAIAAGALTWWLGITYFVNKVRTKFNLRGIWILNRVIGSIVILVSVAGLIYTLLGESIY, encoded by the coding sequence ATGATTCAGATAGAGACAATATTCGATATATTAGTTAAAGGCTTTATTATTGGCGTTGTTGTGTCCGCACCTCTCGGTCCGGTGGGTGTATTATGCATCCAAAGGACTTTGAATAAGGGGCGTTGGTACGGATTTGTGACAGGCCTGGGAGCCTCTTTGAGCGATATAGCTTACGCTCTGCTGACCGGTTACGGCATGAGTTTTGTATCAGATTACATTAATAAAGGCAGTTTTTATCTGCAATTGCTGGGTAGTGTCATGTTACTTCTTTTCGGAATCTATACCTTTCGCAGTAATCCGGTGAACTCCATTCGTCCGGCTTCGTCCAATAAAGGGTCTTATTTCCATAATTTTATAACCGCATTTTTCGTCACTCTTTCCAATCCTTTAATCATATTCCTGTTTATCGGACTTTTTGCCCGTTTTGCCTTTGTGCAGCAGGGCGTTCTGGTCTTTGAAGAGATAACGGGATATTTTGCTATCGCTGCGGGAGCATTGACCTGGTGGCTCGGAATCACTTATTTTGTAAATAAGGTGCGTACCAAGTTCAATCTGCGTGGCATCTGGATACTGAACCGTGTCATTGGAAGTATTGTGATACTGGTATCCGTGGCAGGCTTGATTTATACTTTGTTGGGAGAGTCAATTTATTAA